From the Carya illinoinensis cultivar Pawnee chromosome 4, C.illinoinensisPawnee_v1, whole genome shotgun sequence genome, one window contains:
- the LOC122307475 gene encoding uncharacterized protein LOC122307475, whose amino-acid sequence MTAIGLGFKDPSLYELRGNLLKMTVNEVQDYLQQIKKVWNDTGCTLMADGWTNQKQQSIINFLVYCPKGTMFLKSVDTSGLRKDAETLFNIFDEVVQEIGVENLVQFITDNDASYKAAGKKLQQKYGSFYWSPCAAHCIDLMLENFSDPRYFPLIDDTIKKAKKITKFIYNHGWVLALMRQEFTKGHDLCRPAITSEPLVRVLRLVDGDEKPAMGYLYDAMERAKENIKARCNNKMALDPDDQDKIIKELDSYNNAVGEFGHALAIRQRDKLNPVAWWTQFGCEVPTLQRFAVRVLSQCCSATGCERNWSTFDFIHSKKRNRLVHKRLNDLVFVRYNLKLRERSIKKGRDALNPINLENIDLMEEWVSEESELLDGEDWDWASIEEPLISLNEEDVDNYDNWVDGGPIGGHFLVLERPLLRVKECRLDNGCDTSLLERLAGQQKAQELFQFLATRKDGQDILIWMRENNGNFNTKNAWDCIHVRAPSSPWGPYERFKSRTLYW is encoded by the exons ATGACTGCTATCGGGCTAGGATTTAAGGACCCTTCTTTATATGAGTTGAGAGGAAATTTGTTAAAGATGACTGTGAATGAGGTTCAagattatttgcaacaaattaAGAAGGTTTGGAATGACACCGGTTGTACACTAATGGCAGATGGTTGGACAAATCAGAAGCAACAATCAATAATCAACTTTTTAGTTTATTGTCCAAAAGGTACAATGTTCTTGAAGTCTGTTGATACATCTGGCCTTAGAAAAGATGCTGAAACATTGTTTAATATCTTTGATGAGGTTGTTCAAGAAATTGGAGTTGAGAATCTTGTGCAGTTCATAACGGACAATGATGCAAGTTATAAAGCTGCAGGAAAAAAGTTACAGCAGAAGTATGGCTCTTTCTACTGGTCCCCTTGTGCAGCTCATTGCATAGACTTGATGTTGGAGAATTTTTCTGATCCAAGATATTTTCCCCTTATTGATGATACtataaaaaaggcaaaaaagataACAAAGTTCATCTATAACCATGGTTGGGTTTTGGCATTGATGAGACAAGAGTTCACCAAAGGTCATGATTTGTGTCGTCCTGCAATTACAAG TGAGCCTTTGGTTCGTGTTCTACGACTTGTTGACGGGGATGAGAAGCCTGCAATGGGATACTTGTATGATGCAATGGAAAGAGCCAAAGAGAATATAAAAGCAAGATGTAATAACAAA ATGGCACTTGATCCTGATGATCAAGACAAGATCATTAAAGAACTTGACTCGTATAATAATGCAGTAGGTGAGTTTGGACATGCTTTAGCAATCCGCCAGCGTGATAAGCTTAATCCAG tTGCATGGTGGACCCAATTTGGTTGCGAGGTTCCAACACTTCAAAGGTTTGCTGTTCGAGTACTAAGTCAATGTTGTAGTGCAACTGGATGTGAGAGAAACTGGAGTACATTTGATTTTATTCATTCgaagaagagaaatagattAGTACATAAACGTTTGAATGACTTAGTATTTGTTCGTTATAACTTGAAGCTGCGAGagag GAGCATAAAAAAGGGAAGAGATGCTTTAAATCCAATCAATCTTGAAAATATTGACTTGATGGAAGAATGGGTGAGTGAAGAATCTGAGCTTCTTGATGGAGAAGATTGGGATTGGGCAAGTATTGAGGAGCCATTAATCTCACTAAATGAGGAAGACGTTGATAAT TATGATAATTGGGTGGATGGGGGTCCTATTGGTGGTCATTTTCTGGTTCTTGAGAGACCTTTGCTTAGAGTCAAAGAGTGTCGGCTTGATAATGGGTGTGATACTTCTCTCTTGGAAAGATTAGCGGGTCAACAAAAAGCCCAAGAATTGTTTCAGTTCTTGGCTACTAGGAAGGATGGACAGGATATCCTTATTTGGatgagggaaaacaatggaaaTTTTAATACGAAGAATGCTTGGGACTGTATCCATGTGAGAGCTCCTTCGTCACCTTGG GGGCCATATGAAAGATTTAAATCACGTACTCTGTACTGGTGA
- the LOC122306676 gene encoding transcription factor MYB20-like — protein MGRQPCCDKIGLKKGPWTAEEDKKLINFILTNGQCCWRAVPKLAGLLRCGKSCRLRWTNYLRPDLKRGLLSEYEEQMVIELHAQLGNRWSKIASHLPGRTDNEIKNHWNTHIKKKLKKMGIDPITHKPISTASNQPQQEQEQKEKQTSLTDSDTKPDFDQNKEPETSLESSSITEAREEGKSMTSTCDPMELLDSFCTDEVPLIEPHEILVPCADSSSSSSSSLSSSSSISPCDPMELMNNSFCTDEVPLMEPHEILVPCADSSLSSSSSSSSSSSSNSSNFLQDLQFPDFEWPCDSNISNSMGLWDDDLSRWDLLINDNGDKKQIVDPSLHCPIMVLDQESWAYTYI, from the exons ATGGGGAGGCAACCATGCTGTGACAAAATTGGGTTGAAGAAAGGTCCTTGGACAGCTGAGGAGGACAAGAAGCTCATTAACTTCATTCTCACCAATGGCCAATGTTGTTGGAGAGCTGTTCCTAAGCTTGCAG GATTGTTAAGGTGTGGCAAAAGTTGCAGACTGAGATGGACAAACTATCTTAGGccagatttgaagagaggtcTTTTATCGGAATATGAAGAGCAAATGGTCATTGAGCTCCATGCTCAACTTGGCAACAG ATGGTCTAAGATTGCTTCTCATCTCCCTGGAAGAACTGATAATGAGATCAAGAATCACTGGAACACCCACAtcaagaaaaaactaaaaaagatgGGTATTGATCCAATCACCCACAAACCAATCTCTACAGCAAGTAATCAACCCCAGCAAGAACAAGAgcaaaaagagaaacaaacttcTCTAACTGATAGTGATACTAAACCTGACTTTGATCAAAACAAGGAACCGGAGACATCATTGGAGTCATCCTCCATTACTGAAGCCAGAGAGGAAGGCAAAAGCATGACAAGCACATGTGACCCAATGGAGCTCTTGGATAGCTTCTGCACTGATGAAGTTCCATTAATTGAACCCCATGAGATTCTTGTCCCATGTGCAGATTCTTCATCAAGTTCTTCCTCCTCCTTATCCTCATCTTCTTCAATAAGCCCATGTGACCCAATGGAGCTCATGAATAATAGCTTCTGCACTGATGAAGTTCCATTAATGGAACCCCATGAGATACTAGTCCCATGTGCAGATTCTTCATTAAGTTCTTCCTCCTCAtcatcctcctcttcttcttcaaattcctccaACTTCTTGCAAGACTTGCAGTTCCCGGATTTTGAGTGGCCTTGTGACTCTAACATAAGCAACAGCATGGGATTGTGGGATGATGACCTCAGTCGTTGGGATTTATTGATTAATGATAATGGTGACAAAAAGCAGATTGTTGATCCTTCTCTTCACTGCCCGATAATGGTTTTGGATCAAGAATCTTGggcatacacatatatatag
- the LOC122307476 gene encoding MLP-like protein 34, whose protein sequence is MSRSSMVEMFPEQLKSFQLLDADEIRAGSLTHWKNMTLYVLMVMLCFCEFGIGSPMTAKVKIEDIEDEDLSITFNVVEGDALRFYKSFNAKLQVIKVRDDVGSAKWTSEFEKATEDAPHREHYVDFTVKMYQGLDAYLCPQYLCRP, encoded by the exons ATGTCAAGGAGTTCTATGGTTGAAATGTTCCCCGAACAACTTAAGAGCTTTCAGTTACTAGATGCAGATGAGATCAGGGCTGGCTCTCTGACACATTGGAAAAATATGACCTTG TACGTGTTAATGGTAATGCTTTGTTTTTGTGAATTTGGGATAGGGAGTCCCATGACAGCGAAAGTGAAAATCGAAGATATAGAAGATGAAGATTTGTCGATCACTTTCAATGTGGTTGAAGGTGATGCTTTGAGGTTTTACAAGAGCTTTAATGCGAAACTTCAGGTTATCAAAGTGCGTGATGATGTTGGCTCTGCGAAATGGACTTCAGAATTTGAGAAGGCAACTGAAGATGCCCCCCATCGTGAACATTATGTGGACTTTACAGTTAAGATGTACCAAGGGCTGGATGCTTACCTTTGTCCTCAGTACCTCTGTAGGCCCTGA